The Acropora muricata isolate sample 2 chromosome 7, ASM3666990v1, whole genome shotgun sequence genomic interval CTCTGTGCATTTGTTAAATCCATTGAAGTTATGAGACTATCCACAGCATCCTGCTGCTCTTCTAAAGCAAATGGATTAAATGTTTTCCATATCATGCCAACAAATAAAGTAAAGGAAGCAAGAAAAGGGAAACAATGTAAGTTTTCTCACTGACCAGATGGTATCCATTTCTTGTTAGCATCAAAAGATGCAAATCCAAATTGCCGAATGTCTTCTGAAAAGGGTAGCGCAGTAAACATAAGGCACTGCAGATAAAAAAGGAATCTATTTAATAAAACTTAATACTTAATACTTGTAATGTGCATTTTAACATGACGCAAGGATAAAATGCGCAAAGATCCGAtggaatttgaatttggaaatgttgatttttgaggagagggaaaaACTGCAGAACCGGGAGAAAAAGtaaaagaaccaacaaccaagtTAACCCTAAATCAAACTCGGGCAACGTAGGTGAGAGGcaagtgcaatcaccactacaACCCTGCACCCCCGTATTGTTGTACATCTGTtaagtaatagatcacagaaacTGTCAAattgtggtaagaacatcaatGACACACTAGGCTATCCCCtcatgtgccacttttttgttcttaccacattttaacATCATCTGTTAACAGACACACAACTTATTACAGAAGAGacacacagcaacatggaatctatcttttaatttttttttgttttactttttgccTCCATGTTCACTGTATGTGCTTCTACATAAAGGTTACTGCAATGAGGCCAAAAGTATTTACCTCATAATCCTGTTTGATATGTGGTGACAAGAAACCAAGCTTTGGGGCTGCATTTTTGGCACGGCAATATCTTACAATTGCCACGGTGTTTAGTTCGTACATTGCATTAATAAATGCTGACAGTGCTAAAGCTGCATGCTAAATAACAAAACATTTTATTAGTCAGTTTTGACTTGGTTTGATGCAAATAATAAGGCAAAGAACATCTTGTAATAATAAATTTTGCAATGTAATCAATACTTTTCCACTGTACCTGGTCTCCAGGCTGGGGAACAAAAGCAATAACATTTTCTCCTATGTACTGGTACCTCAAAACCTGTGGCAAAAGTACTGTTTAAATTATGTGACTACATAACTTAAGTTTAGCCATTACGTAAGATGAATAGTTACATTTATTTCAGATTCattattgttcttgttattGTCATTGTCACAGTTATTGCTATCATCATTCATGTACtgtatattaataataataatatcctttatttaaacacgatagattttaaagctcagagcttgtggggtcgtgtacaaatcaaattaatcaaatcaaatttaatcaaaggcaggtttttgaggagaggggaaaaccggagtacccggggaaaaacctctcatagcagagtagagaaccaacaaactcaatccacgtatgacgccgagtgcggaaatcgaacccgggccacattggtgaaaggcaagtgctctcaccactaggccaaccctgccaccagtATGGATAGTATATTAATTATAACattaattataatattaattataaCATTTACATGATGCATTGAGCAACAAATGTGTCCTTCTGGCAGTATGATACCAGAACAGTAGAATGCTGGAATCAAAGGGTTGAAACAAGGTTAAAATGAAAGTCTTGCATTGGTTTAATTAATTTTGGAGTCTCATTTAGTTTGTTTGGCCAACAGTACATAAACATTCAAGTTTGACGTTATTGATAAAGATAGTCTGCTTACATTATCATTTGATGCAAAGCACAGTACTGACAAGCATCGTTCTGTGGGGAGTTTCATGCTGTCTTTGTCGATCTTTGTTAATGGAACTAAAGTTTTACCATATCGATAACCtatttaataaaaaattaaatcaaaaccaAGAACATGTCAGATTACAGCAATCATATTTAAAACTGAATATAAGTAGTATTAGAGGAAAGTTTGTTTTTATACCTTGTGCAACATTTTCCTTCTCTACTTCagtgtcatcgtcatcatttaAATGGTAAGACCTCTGCATCTGTACCTCCATTGTATCAGGATTTGAAGATGCTTGTGATACAGCAGAAAGCTTCTTCCAGGAAGCCAACTTCTCTTCTCTCACCTTTGCATTTATTTCACAAAACAATAGTTGTCTCATAACAAACTATTTCACAAGTACATTCACACAAAATGATTGTACAAGAAGGTGTATGTGCATACGTTTTAGGACAAAACAGATTTCATGTGcattaaaatcattttaattttgtttgcattCATCAAGAGAAAAATAGTACAGAGCAAATTTTGATTAAAACCATCAATAAATTGCTGATTTTGTAACTTATAAAGATGAAAGAGTGGTATTCCAAATACCTTGTTGTATCCGTAAACATTGATCTTTAACTGTGATCCTATCTCCAGAGGACCTCTGAACACGGTAGTTTGTTTAATTGATCTTGTTTGGAAATAACTAAGCATGGGGAGAACATGGCTGAAAATGTACGAAAAGGGAAACTGTCAAATAAATCTGATATCCATTCAGGTATAATTATATATTCAAGTATACCGCTTTTGCTAAAAAAACGTTACCTGAAGGAATAAGTCTCTCCATCTAAACTTTCTAGCATTTGCTTCATGCAATTTTCTCCAGCTATCTgtaagaaaaataaatcaataaagaGCCATCGAGAGAAAAGCCATGCAGTTTCTAGTATGATCACTGTAAACGTTTGTGTAGTGAATTATTAACCTGCTGGGAAGTCTTTTCTTTGCTATGCACAACTGAGGTGGAGGAGCCGCTGGCAGCATTGTCATCTTCATCAGAAGTGTCACCACCATACAGATCAGGTCCACTGTTGAAGATTGCAAGAAAACACTAAACTACAATTTAGTAACTTGTGAACATCAGTTCAATAATAAATGACTAATGTAAAAACTACAAAAAAGGAACACGTAATAAATCACTGAAATCTATATGACCAATATGAAATCCATGTACCAATATGAAACAACATAATACCAATCATTTGTTATAAAGTTCAGTATTGCCCACTTGGCTCAGTTGACTAAGCATCAGACATCTGAACTGaggaggttgtgagttcaagTCTCTGGCCAGACTAATACTatactcagggtctttaaatggTTAcacagaaagtgctgcctttgttaaGTAACATAAAATTCTGCAAATGGTTTGACTGTCGAGTCTTCTCAGGTAGCACTTTAAGCCATTGGTCCTGCCTCAAAACCCTTTGATATTGTTAATACTACGGGACCCACGCACTGTTTGTAAAGAGAACGGGATGGCactcctggtgttgtggtctgatcAGAATTCGACCTTCCAGCAAAGCATGGCTGGCTTAGCATTGATATATAAGAAAGACTTATGACATGTGAGTCAAGGAGAATTTGCTGAAGGTTGGAAtacatgaaatgaaatgaaaaattattaaatCAAATTCTAAAATCAGGTATACATCTCGACATAACTCACATTAAGGTGAACTGAATCTCTAAGCTTTTTAATCCTTCAGTGATTGTGTCCAGTTGATCATTTCCAAAAGGAGAACCAAGAtcagaaaataaataaaccttTTTCTCACACTTTCCCctacaaaataaaaaagcatAAATAAAATTGTATGCAGAAATTGAGGTCATACTGGAATTTTGAGAAATCTTTGCATTCTTACTTGCTCTCCTCACGTAACAAGTCCATACCAACTACAATGGCATCAATAACTGTTGAAGATTATGAGTTAAGGGAAAATGAGGAAGGAGGAAGTAAGACAattaaaaaaacactgaaacagTTAACTTCATGAACTAAGGGTCTTGTTTGGTGtactaataaattattgaacTGTGTGTCTCAaccaatttaaaaaattataatattaaatCTGACCTCATTACACAACATCCAAGTCAAAATTGAAGTATAAACTTGCTTGCATTATGACAGGGAGTGAAAAGGATACAGTCTGTTTCCACACTTCCTACAAATTAGAAATTAAAGttatcataatattaataaatta includes:
- the LOC136922031 gene encoding X-ray repair cross-complementing protein 5-like isoform X2; the protein is MLQFVHSQITPGSVETDFIDAIVVGMDLLREESKGKCEKKVYLFSDLGSPFGNDQLDTITEGLKSLEIQFTLIGPDLYGGDTSDEDDNAASGSSTSVVHSKEKTSQQIAGENCMKQMLESLDGETYSFSHVLPMLSYFQTRSIKQTTVFRGPLEIGSQLKINVYGYNKVREEKLASWKKLSAVSQASSNPDTMEVQMQRSYHLNDDDDTEVEKENVAQGYRYGKTLVPLTKIDKDSMKLPTERCLSVLCFASNDNVLRYQYIGENVIAFVPQPGDQHAALALSAFINAMYELNTVAIVRYCRAKNAAPKLGFLSPHIKQDYECLMFTALPFSEDIRQFGFASFDANKKWIPSEEQQDAVDSLITSMDLTNAQRDEDGQPIEALKCKRTFNPVRQRVFQCIQHRALNPDDHSLPDLDPVIASYLEPSAEFKARCTPQCTKVKDMFRLEKVEGKKKDIAAENIFGKIENSNKNGKVPRSSENRDETDFSMASLARGEVTQVGTVDPVRDFHVIISKKDEDRFDEAAKQMKERILQLVLDSFRDQFYPKALDCVKTLRKEALKAGESMMFNTFIQETKERLINQRGHEFWLLMVKENVKMITEAEATDSTVTETQAKEFLECGSSKKEEVPVDEDMEDADDLLEMME